The window ACCAGTTCTGTACCACCGCTGCGAAAGTTGCCAGTACTTGGGCTATCCTCATGTGCACTCCAGCTATTCATGGTCGCTATGTCTTTCTACGTTTACCCGGAAGTTTGGAGACCATCAAACTGTGTGAAATCAACGTGAGTAGTGGATTTTTCAGGCAGTCACAGTTTAGTTTGCATCGAGTTTTCATCTATCGCATGTTCATATCTATAGGTGTATGCACAGTGTCCTTCTCTAAAAGCATGCACAAACGTAGCTTATCGACGTCCAACAAGACAGTCAACTACAGGTCCACACTTTCTATTTGTCACATGTGATGGCAGCAAATTTCTTTGCTTCTGTATAGGTGTTGGTGGAGTTTCGAGTCGGGCAGTAGATGGCATAACGAGCACGTCCTGGCTTGGAAGATCTTGTACACATACTAAGTACGCACAGACCAATCCCTGGTGGTATGTCGATTTGCAAGGGCTTCGAGTTGTTGAAAGAGTTTTGGTTACAAACCGGTGAGTTGAATTTTGGGCAAAATTATGTGTCACGcacataacacacacgcatgccCGCACACACGtaaaaatcctaaatcctaaaaGTCAGGAGCTGCCTTTCAGAGGTCACTCTTCCAGCTGTGCGGTACACAGGGAATTCTGTGCCTATGCTAGCAAACTTCTGGAGCTGGTTAAGCACCCGCTGGAGCACAGactgtgaagccaactgtggtgtgagcatgCGAAGACTCACCAAGACCCTTGTGGCTGATGTTACGTCACAGCAGATGGctgcttaggaccccagtcaatgaccaggtattCATTTATGCTTCTGTGTctagagaagcaaatgtgtgttatcttcttgcttaaggaaattatggcatagatcgccatcactgtgacttgaacttgcgacccttcaaggtcctgATGGAAACACTTCGTAATGTGACTCtttaaccaactgagctatcgcaccacaccctcacacagacagacagacagacagacagacagacagacacacacacacacacacacacacacacacacacacacacacacacacacacacacacacacttttagAAGGAGCTGTCCTTGATTACGGTTACGCCCTCCAGCCACgcggctgggttcctgtgtattacgcaggagctatgggccgtgctaagcaaatTTCCTGGAGCTTAGCCAGGGACTctcaggagcaccgactgcgatgCCAATTGTGGTGTGGGCAGCCAAAGTcccacctggaccccagtggctgatggactttgtcacaGTCGGGTTTTTTGctaccccagtcaatgaccatgtactcatttatactcctgagttgagagaggcaattgtgtgtgagtttcttgcccaagaaaatATGCCATAGATTGCCATCACAGTGACtggaacttgcaaccctgcaatgTACCGGATGTAATCCCTCCATAAGATGGCTCTCttaccaactgagctattacaccacacccacccacacgaACACCCGCACCCGCACAAACAGagccacgcacacacacgcacacacacgcgcgcacacacacacacacacacacacacacacacacacacactcacacatacacacacacacacacacacacacacacacacacacacacacacacacacacacaaacacaaatggacaaatgttaagtcCTTCGCATTCTTTGACGttgaccttaaggtcagttatGAACATAGCTTCTCTGCCTCCAGAGACAGGGCGTCCATGCGCTGTGTGGAGGCTTACAATCAACCAAGCCAACCAAGATGTtatgccaagccagcggtcttgtccaccccagtcaatgactaggtactcatctatactcctgatttgagagaggcaattacgtgtgagttccttgcctaagggAATTATGCCTATGCCCATCTCATATTTGAATCTGTGATCTAAATTTTCCGAATGTAGTCATTCTCCAAATACATTCTCTAACCAAATCAGCTACACAAGCGACACACATACGCGCGCACACATACGcgcgcacacatacacgcacatgcacgcacacatgcacaccacacacacacacacacacacacacacacacacacacacacacgcaacataaacacaacacaaatagacaaatgttaAGCTCTTCGCATTCTTTGACGTccaccttaaggtcagttatGAACATAGCTCCTTTGCCTGTAGAGACAGGCCCTACAAGCACTGTGTGGAGGCTTAGaaccagcgctacaatccacctagAACTTGACCAGAGTCAGCCAGGGGCAATTACTATGGTGCAGCTTTAGGACTGGACACCATGACTCACAAGTActcgtctgctgcatgatgttatgCCAAGCCAGCAATCTTTtctaccccagtcaatgaccaggtagtcatctatactcctgagtcgagagaagcaattgcaTTTGAGTTCCTTGCTTAAAGGAATTACGCCTATGCCTATCTCATACTTGAATCTGCAACCTAAATTTTTCGGATGTTTTATTCCACAAATGCATTTTCTAACCAAATTGAGCTAtagacgacacacacacacacacacacacacacacacacacacacacacacacacacacacacacacacacacatacacacaaaggacggacacacgcacgcacgcatgcacacacactcatacacacactcacatgcacacacgcacacgcacgcacacacagacacagacagacacacacacacacacacacacacacacacacacacacacacacacacacacacacacacacacacacacatacacacacaaaggtacacacacacacacgaatacAGAGAGCAGCAAATAATCATGGAAATTGCTAGCATAAGAAATCAAGTAATTGATTATTCCAATACTTTCTGATGAAACAGCACAATCATAGTACCATCTGTGAGTTTCTGAGGGATTTCTTATCTCTTTTCTTGACTTAATTACATGCTCTCTACTTTGTTCAATTACGTAGCCTGTAGCATAATATTTCTAATGTACTCTGTTTCCTCTGTACAGTGGTGATTGTTGCTGGACTCGCCTCAATGGAATGGAAGTCTGGGTtggcatcaacaacaaaccacCAGGAATTACTGCTCCTAATAAGAAGTGTGGCACTTTTGCAATTGTGGCCAGAGGAGGAACTGTGACAGCCTTTTGTCCGAACAACACTGTGGTAAGGAAATGCTTGTTGTCGGTCTGCCTATATGCTTCTGTTATATTTTTTAGTATTTTGACTCTGACTAGGTGCTTTCACTGCTTGTGATTTGtgcttttgtttgtccatctctatcTATGTTTACTTGTCTACTTCTCTATTGTGATTTGTGTTTCGTTGTTCATTTCTCTGTGCCATTGCAGGTTATTTAGTTTGTCTATAGTATGGTTTTATatgtggtgttttgtttgtttgtgtgcttgtatTGGTTTGTCGATtggtctgtcttgtctgtctgtcagataCATACGTTGTCATCAACGAGATCTATTACAATCTCAAAGCGTTGCAAACTAAGCAAAGAATGTGTCTTGATTGGCCTAACAGACCAATACCAAACCAACGTCTTATCTTGTATATGGCAAACATGTAAAACTTACAATAACAAAGTCACACAAGACACTTTTTGAATAAACATGTTGGCTTTGCACTTTGTACTACACTGTCACTTTTGAATTTGTCAGCACAATCTCCAGGCAGAGTTTAAATAGCCGGCTGAGAAATTTATGTAGTTTAGATCCTTAGCTACTAAAATGTTTTTGTCAGTCtggttggctggctggctggctggctggctgtctctctgtctctctgtcaacttgtgtctctgtctacttgtgtatctgtctatgtgtctgcctgcctgcctgcctgcctgcctgcctgcctgcctgcctgcctgcctgcctgcctgcctgcctgcctgcctgcctgcctgcctgcctgcctgcctgcctgcctgcctgcctgcctgcctgcctgcctgcctgcctgcctgcctgcctgcctgcctgcctgcctgcctgcctgcctgcctgcctgcctgcctgcctgcctgcctgcctgcctgcctgcctgtttgcctgcctgcctgcctgcctgcctgcctgcctgcctgcctgcctgcctgcctgcctgcctgcctgcctgcctgcctgcctgcctgcctgcctgcctgcctgcctgcctgcctgcctgcctgcctgcctgcctgcctgcttgcctgcctgcctacctctctgtctgtcaggccgtctgtctgtctgtgtgtcaatacatatatttttcaaacattgaactattatacatcaactgcaaatcGCTATAGTAAAGTCAAACTACAGCTGCACGCACAAGAAAGAATACTAGATAATAGAAAGTAGAGTTCAAGAGTCCAACAGTAAGGAACAGGTAGAAACATGATGATTACAATCTCCACAGACGACGCACTAGACCGCAATGTGgacaaggtaaggctgcgataatccaATGGAGACTGAAGCCACCAGAGAAAGGTTGAAGGCTGAAGAAAGCAAATGAAGTTGAAGAGGATGACAACAGCTACTTGTGAAAGACTCAagagtctgtttgtccatctgtctgtttgtctgtattcagtctgtctgtcaatctgtctgtctatttgtctgtttgtgtgtctgttggactgttagtctgtttgtctttgtgtctttTTGGTTAATCATCTATCTGCATCAGCGTATAGTTCTATACTAATGATCATATTTTAATGCGTTCATTTATTAATGCATTGTGGTGTACATCTATTATTGTGTATCTGTATGCATAGCACAGTTTATCTCACGTGTTTACAGTTGATTGTCTCTTTCTTACTGTCAATAATTTGTGGTATTTAGTTATCTGAGGTATTGTCTCTTCACCATTCaaatttgatgttgtttctagGGTCAATATGTTTTCGTTCGCATTCCTGGTGCAGGCAAGGTATTATTAGAGTAGTATTAGCTATCATTCTGTCTGCTATTTGCCGAGACTAACATTTTTCCAACTGCAGCTCATTACTGTTTGTGAGGTTCAAGTGTATGAGCCATGTCCAAGTCAACCGCTATGTCTTAACCCTGTGAGTATTGTGTCGTAATGCCACCGAGTCAATTTGGTCTATAACGATGTGTTATAATATAGGGCTGTAAGCGTGGTGCCGAGGCTAATGTTGCACGTGGGAGACCAACTAAGCATTCAAGCACTTACATGCCAACGTATGTTTCATCTAAAGCTGTCGATGGTAAGACTGATGTGTTTCATTTGTTACGCTGTGTAGCACAGCCTTTCATattagtctagtgtattgtgagatgcatccctcaaatacagtagtctaatgtattgtgagatgcatcccttcaatacaatagtctagtgtattgtgagatgcatccctccaatacaatagtctgtcCCGGATATAGGACGGTTggtttgaatttttggtgttgtTTTCTGGTTCCTTTTTTTTGAATTCTTTTGAGTTTGTTGGCCAGCTAGGGAGAGTGGACGTGAGTCCACTGCTCCCTAAGTTTCTGCTGTCAACGCGTTGGCTTTTTCCGTGAATTTTGAAATGCGCCGGAAACGCTGCCCTCGTTGCCATCGTCTATTTCATTCATTAGGACGTCATTCTCGTTTCTGTTCTGTTTCTGATGGAGGCACATCGTCTGGATTTCCTACTGAGCCTGATCTGCATCTGGAATCAGATTCTACCTCACCACGTGCACGCAACACTTCGCCACGCGAACGCAACATTTCGCCAGGTGCACGCAACGTCGTTCCAGCTGAACTTGCTCTACCTGAAACGCTTTCGTCTTCCCTTGACGACTGTACTTCACAACGTTCACAAGTGCGTTCTTCTATTTCTCCTTTGATCTCTGCAGTTTCTGTCCGGAAGTCTTCCGTTTGGTATGATGACTCTGTTCACACCTTTGTCGCCACGGCGACCACCAGGGATGCCGCTGATAAGTCGACACCTGCTGACACAACCCCGCCTCTTCTGCACAGTGGTTCTGTTGGTGTTGCTACGAAGCTCTCTGATGGTCATAATGTCCAGTCTAATCGTTTTCTCCCTCGCCTACGTCTACCTAAGGCGTCTGATGATGTCTCCTGGCGCGAAGTTGATAATTGGATTAAAGTAAACGTCGTTCCTCTTGTCTTACAAACTCCCGATGTAAATTCCAAGTTTGCTCTTCTTCATGGCAATCTTTTCTCGTTTCTTAAGCGGCGTTTCGGCTGTCAATCCACGTCCTCACGTAAACGTAAACGCGCTAACAAGCTAAAGTCACAGTCTACCGTTGACGATCTACGTTGCGCTAAGAATGATCTGCGAAAGaagttcagacaagccaaaCGTGATGGCGTGTCACCAGATGTCATTCTTCATCTAGCCCGTCAATTTCATCAACTAGTGCGTCGACACAGCAAGACTGTCATGGAAGAGTCatttaaaatctggatcaagaggaacagttcatagccttgttactgtgtttaattaatggttaacttagtcttctcttttactttagtcttgctgtgctagccaacttcgttgtagctagtctagagctCTTAGCTGCTGTCCCATATGTCGCCACGGGATTGTTAACCGTGTTGGACAGGGGTTGCTAGCTGCtccccatttgtttatttatttcaataaatgggtttgaccgtgtattgtgagatgcatccctctaatacaatagtctagtgtactgtgagatgcatccctccaatacaatagactagtgtattgtgatatgcatccctccaatacaatagtctagtgtattgtgagatgcatcccttcaatacaatagtctagtgtattgtgagatgcatccctccaatacaatagtctagtgtattgtgagatgcatccctctaatacaatagtctagtgtactgtgagatgcatccctccaatacaatagactagtgtattgtgagatgcatccctccaatacaatagtctagtgtattgtgagatgcatccctccaatacaatagtctaatgtattgtgagatgcgtTTCACTATCATAGTCTAGCTTGCATTGAGATAGAGCTTCTTGATATTATTTCATGATATAATATGATGTCATCATTGACCAGGTGATTTCCAAACTCATATCAACTACTGCACTCACACTAAAGCAGAGACAGATCCATGGTGGTACGTTGATCTTGGCNNNNNNNNNNNNNNNNNNNNNNNNNNNNNNNNNNNNNNNNNNNNNNNNNNNNNNNNNNNNNNNNNNNNNNNNNNNNNNNNNNNNNNNNNNNNNNNNNNNNNNNNNNNNNNNNNNNNNNNNNNNNNNNNNNNNNNNNNNNNNNNNNNNNNNNNNNNNNNNNNNNNNNNNNNNNNNNNNNNNNNNNNNNNNNNNNNNNNNNNTCTTGGTGGCCACCAGTTTCTGGTTTGCGGATGTTCGAGTTTGAATTTCACACTTGTGAGACATGCTTGTGCTTTACTGCGACTGTTGTACCATGGGACGTCATTCACTTCGATCTTTTAACTGGGATTGAAATCAGCAAGCTGTCTCTTTTTATCAATACAACGCTAAGCAAACCTAGAAAATTAGTTATCAAAGTCAACGGAACGTGGGCGCTTGGATCAATGATGGTGAATATGTCGATGAGCTTAGCTACTACAATTGATGGAAATTCTTTCGAATTTACAGAATTTAACTTTCACGGTTATGCAAACACCATCGATTTTATGGATATCTTGAGCATTATTGATAAAAATATTAGTATCCAAGGTATTGATCGTGAATTCTATGATAATCTTTCCAAATTGAAATTGCATGACGTCAAAGTGACAGTAatttgcaatcaaagattAGAATTCTGTACTGTCGGATTTTTTGTAATCCCATCTACTGACGATGATTTCTCAC of the Corticium candelabrum chromosome 2, ooCorCand1.1, whole genome shotgun sequence genome contains:
- the LOC134198229 gene encoding uncharacterized protein LOC134198229, which encodes MRRKRCPRCHRLFHSLGRHSRFCSVSDGGTSSGFPTEPDLHLESDSTSPRARNTSPRERNISPGARNVVPAELALPETLSSSLDDCTSQRSQVRSSISPLISAVSVRKSSVWYDDSVHTFVATATTRDAADKSTPADTTPPLLHSGSVGVATKLSDGHNVQSNRFLPRLRLPKASDDVSWREVDNWIKVNVVPLVLQTPDVNSKFALLHGNLFSFLKRRFGCQSTSSRKRKRANKLKSQSTVDDLRCAKNDLRKKFRQAKRDGVSPDVILHLARQFHQLVRRHSKTVMEESFKIWIKRNSS